AAGAAGTAGAAGCAAATAAAGAAGAAGTAGAAGTAAAGAAAGTAGCAGTTGAAGAAAAGAAAAACTCACTTGAAAGTCAAAAAGACGAGCTTCTAGCTTTAGAAAATCAATTAAAAGATCAAATGCAAGAAAAAGAAACATTGATGGCACAGCTCGAAGAAGAGCATCAGGATTTGGAAGAATATAAGATGAGCATTGAAGATGAACAGCGAGTGCTAAACGATCAACAAAAAGCTATTACACTAGCAAAACAACAGTATGAACAAGAAAAAGGAAAATTAGAACAACTTGCTAAAGAGGAAGCAGCTCGCCAAAAGGCAGCGCAAGAGCAGGCGGCTAAAGACAAGAGTTCCGAAAGTAATTCAAGCTCATCAGATGATACCGGAACAGTTGCTTCCACGCCAGCACCTAGTGGAAATGGAACGTTCATCAAGCCGACAAGTGGTCCGGTAACATCACACTTCAACCCAAATCGAATGCATCCGATTCATAATGTTGTAAAGCCGCATAACGGTACTGACTTTGGGAAAAGAAGTGCAGCTGATGGTCGGATTGTAGCTGCTGCAGATGGTGTTGTTTCAACTGCTGGCACATTAGGTGGTTATGGTAACACAGTTATGATTACACATGTTATTAATGGTCAAACATATACAACATTGTATGCACACTTAAGCAGCATCTCTGTTTCCTCAGGACAAACGGTAAGCCAAGGACAACAGATTGGTGTGATGGGAACAACTGGTTCATCTACTGGCGTGCATCTTCACTTTGAAGTACACCCAGGTGGATACAAAAATCCAGCTAACCCATTGAATTACATTAATTAGTTTTAAAAAAGTATACCAATTCGGTATACTTTTTTATTATCACTAGATTAATTGCCTACAGGGAAGGAGATTAAATCCATAGTCAATCACAAAATAAAATGTTATGCTAATACTATTCGTATATCTTTCGGTACATCCATATACTAATATACAGCATCAATTTAAAATTAGAGGTGGAAATATGAAATTGAAAAAGTCCCAAATTGCATTGATTTTCGTCGCTGCCTTAATTCTTGGATTTGCGGGTGCATATGCAGGTGTTGAATTTGCGCAATCAAGCGATTCAGGAACGGAGCAAGGTGCAAATCAAATTACAAGCAACAATGATTCTGCAGATAAGGATAAAGAAGCACCAGATTCTTCGGCTGATTTAAGTAAAATTAACCAGGCCTATTCGTTAATCAAACAAAACTACCTGGAAGAAGTGGAAGATACGCAGTTAATTGAAGGTGCGATTGAAGGAATGCTTTCCACCTTAGAAGATCCGCATACGTCTTATATGGATGTTGAAACAGTAAATCAATTTACCGATCAAATCGAATCTTCCTTTGAAGGGATTGGTGCCGAAGTGAGCATGGTAAACGGACTTGTTACCATTGTAGCACCAATTAAGGATTCACCTGCTGAAAAGGTAGGATTGCGACCGAATGATCAAGTATTAACAGTAGATGGAGAAAGTCTAGAAGGTTTAAATTTGAATGAAGCAGTTGCTAAGATTCGCGGAGAAAAGGGATCTGAGGTTGTATTGGAAATTCAGCGTGCTGGTGTTTCCGATCCATTCCAGGTTACGATTATTCGTGATGAAATACCAGTTGAAACCGTATATAGCAGTACAGAAATGGTAGATGGAAAATTAACTGGGGTTATTGAAGTAACGAATTTCTCGGAGAATACTGCTAAAGAATTTGAAGAACAATTAACAGCTTTGGAGAAGGAAGGTATAGAAGGTCTGGTTATAGATGTTAGAGGAAATCCAGGCGGGCTTCTCGATGTAGCAGAGGATATACTTTCATTATTTGTTCCAAAAGAAATTCCTTATATTCAAATTGAAAACGGTGATGGAGAACGTGAGGCTTACCATTCCCAATTAACGGAGAAAAGGGATTATCCAATAAGTATTTTGATAAATGAGGGCAGTGCGTCAGCTTCTGAAATATTAGCTGTTGCATTAAAAGAATTAAATTACGATGTCGTTGGAGAAACGAGTTATGGAAAAGGAACTGTTCAGCAGGCAGTGCCATTAGGAGATGGAAGCTCGATTAAATTAACGACATTTAAGTGGTTATCACCAAATGGAGAGTGGATTAATGAAAAAGGAGTTGAGCCAACAATAGAGGTAAAACAACCTGAATATTATTATACACATCCAGTGCAAATAGAAGATAAAGCCTTGAAGTTCGACCAAACCGATGAAACAATTGCCAATCTGCAAGTGATGTTATCTGGATTAGGTTATGATACTGAACGAACAGATGGATATTTTAGTGAAGAAACAGAAGAAGCTGTATTCTCATTTCAGTCTGATAATGATTTAAAGACAACTGGTGAAGTTGATCAAGATACAGCCGGGTTAATTGAAGCACAGGTTATTGAAAAAATTAGAGACCGTGATGACGATAACCAAATGGAAGAGGCGTTGAAAGCATTATATTAATACAATGCATGGAAAGTCCACGAGTGACACTCGTGGACTTTCCTATTAAAGATAGGGTATTGTATAAGCAGCAAGATTGAGCGTGTAGTTTGCTGCTCAGGCTGCGTTTTCAATTAAAAAGTAAAGCAGGAGATTGGTTGTTATTTATCGAATAAGTAAAGAAAGGCAATACATAGAAGAAGGTGAACAGATGTGGCAGAAGCATGGCTGATCGAGTTATTAAAGGGAATCGGAAAGTTTTTTATCAACCCAGTGGTATACTGGACTATTTTATTGCTCTTTATTGCAGGGCATACACGAATTAAACAAGAAAGAATGAACTACGGAGTTAAAATATTTGATGTGTTTGCAGAGTGGAGAAATACATTACGAACATCACTCATCTGTGGATTTGCAATATCTGTTATTACAATAGGTGCGGGTATGGTGTTTAGTAATGAGATAGTGATACTGCTAGCGATTGTCACAATAATTTTATCAATTACAATGCGTTTTTCATTGCTATCACCCAGCTATACGATTGGACTGACTTTTTTAATCCTGTTTATTTTTCCTTTAGTAGTAGAAAATCAAACAGTTATTTCAAATAGGGGACTTTTTTCTAGTACCAACTTTACAAGTATTACATTGCTTTTGGGAATCATGATTTTAGTAGAATCGATATTAATACGCAATGTACAGCGTAATGAAACATTTCCAAGCATTACATTAAGTGATCGTGGAGCTTGGGTGGGGCAGCATCGGATTAAGAAATTAAGCCTGATTCCGTTTTTTGCGTTTATACCAAATGGATTGATTACACCGTTTGCGCCATGGTGGCCATACTTTTCGATTGGTGAAGAAACCTATAGTTTGATTTTGATTCCTTTTCTTATCGGTTTCGATTACTTGGCAAAGGGCCACTTTCCAGTACATGCAGTCCATAAAATATCGAAGTTCAATGCTTTATTAGGAGTTGGAATTTTACTCATTGCTGCAGCAAGTATATTTGTTCCTCCCCTATCAATTGTTGCGGTGATTCTGGCGATAATAGGAAAGGAATTTCTGAACTATAAATACCGTGTTGGAGATCGATTAAGACGTCCGTTTTTTGGGCAATTGCAAAATGGTTTAACCATTGTTGGAATAATACCAGGAACTCCTGCAGCTCGATTAGATATTTTCATCGGTGAAACCATTAGAAAAGTTAATGGTAAGAGGGTTGCAACCGAGGAACAATTCTATAAAGCTTTACAATCAACCGGGGCATTCTTTAAACTGGAAATACTTGATGATCAAGGAGAAAATCGTTTTGTTCAAGGTGCATTTTATGAAGGCGACCACCATGAACTTGGTTTATTATTTGCTGCAGCTCCATATAGACAAAAGAAGTCTAAAAAGAGCTCTTAATTATAAAAGTGTGAGATGTTCGCAATGAAACATCTCACACTTTTTCTCTAGCTTTTCACTGACTAAATTAATGGACTGATACGAGTCCCTTGGTGCAAATGATTTTCTAGGTCAATGAACGGGTAGTATACTATATATGAAAAAAACCAAAAGTCGAATACTTGTTCGTTTTTGTGTTAAAATATATAATTAGGTATGATAGAGTTAGGTATAGAACGGATCGGAGGAAATAGCTGTGGATGGAAAATTTGAACTTGTATCGAGCTATAAGCCAGCAGGAGATCAGCCAACTGCAATTAAAGAGATAACGGAAAAGGTTCTGGCAGGGCAGCGACATCAAACACTGCTAGGTGCGACAGGAACTGGAAAAACATTTACGATGTCGAATGTTATCAAGGAGATTAATCGACCGACTCTTGTAATTGCACATAATAAAACGTTAGCTGGACAATTGTACAGTGAATTTAAAGAGTTTTTTCCAAATAATGCGGTTGAGTATTTTGTTAGCTATTATGACTATTATCAGCCTGAAGCGTATGTGCCTTCAACAGATACATTCATTGAAAAAGATGCAAGTATTAATGATGAAATTGATAAATTACGTCACTCTGCAACCTCTGCACTTTTTGAAAGAAATGATGTGCTGATTGTTGCTAGCGTGTCTTGTATATATGGTCTGGGTAATCCAGAAGAATACCGTAACCAGGTGCTTTCATTGCGAATGGGAATGGAGAAGGATCGTGACCAGCTGCTCCGCAATTTAGTAGATATTCAATATGCGCGTAACGATATTGATTTTCAACGTGGAACCTTCCGGGTGCGAGGGGATTCTGTTGAAATCATTCCTGCTTCCAGAGAAGAGCATTGTATTCGTGTAGAATTTTTCGGAGATGAAATTGATCGGATCCGTGAGGTTGATGCACTCACTGGTGAAATTATAGGTGATCGAGAACATGTAGCAATTTTCCCGGCTTCCCACTTCGTTACTGGTGAGGAAAAAATGAAGGTTGCGATTAAAAATATTGAAAAAGAATTAGAAGACCGTCTAAAAGAGTTGCGAAACAATAATAAGCTGCTTGAAGCACAGCGTTTAGAGCAACGAACAAATTATGATTTAGAAATGATGCGGGAGATGGGATTCTGTTCCGGAATTGAAAATTACTCCCGGCATTTAACATTGCGAGAAGCAGGTGCAACACCATATACATTGATTGATTTCTTTCCGAAAGACTTTCTTGTTATTATCGATGAGTCACATGTAACGCTACCCCAAATACGAGGAATGTATAATGGGGACCAAGCAAGAAAACAAGTACTTGTTGATCATGGATTCAGGCTCCCATCAGCATTGGATAACCGTCCACTGAAATTTGAAGAATTTGAAGGGAAAACAAAACAGCTTGTTTATGTATCTGCTACACCTGGTCCATATGAATTGGAGCATAATCCTGTGATGACCGAACAAATTATTCGACCGACTGGATTACTTGATCCGGAAATTGAAGTACGGCCAATTGAAGGTCAGATCGATGATTTAATAGAGGAAATTAACAAACGCACAGAGCGGAATGAACGTGTGCTCGTTACGACACTGACTAAGAAAATGTCGGAGGATCTTACCGATTATCTGAAAGAAATTGGAATAAAAGTGGCATACTTACATTCAGAGATTAAGACACTTGAACGAATTGAGGTTATTCGTGATCTTCGTGTAGGTAAATATGATGTGCTTGTTGGTATCAATTTATTGCGTGAAGGTTTGGATATCCCAGAGGTTTCACTTGTAGCAATCCTGGATGCTGACAAAGAAGGCTTCTTGCGATCAGAACGTTCCTTAATCCAAACGATGGGGAGAGCTGCGCGTAATGAAAATGGTCAAGTTATTATGTATGGCGACAAGATTACAAATTCGATGCAAGTGGCAATTGACGAAACGAATCGAAGACGCAGTATTCAAATGGCATACAACAAGGAGCATAATATCGTACCTAAAACGATTCGTAAAGAAGTTCGTGATGTTATTAAAGCGACGATTGCTGCAGAAGATCAGGAGAAATATGAATCAACGACAAAAGGCTTAACGAAACTAACGAAGAAAGAAAAAACGAAGGTGCTCGAGCAAATGGAAAAAGAAATGAGAGAAGCTGCCAAAGCACTCGATTTCGAAAAAGCAGCAGAGCTTCGTGATGTGATCTTTGAACTTAAAGCGGAAGGATGAGCATTTCATGCTTAATAAAACAATTAAAATACAAGGTGCACGTGCACATAATTTAAAAAACGTTAATATTGAAATTCCGAAAAATAAACTTGTTGTCTTAACGGGCTTATCTGGTTCGGGAAAGTCATCTTTAGCATTTGATACGATTTATGCAGAAGGTCAGAGGCGGTATGTTGAATCACTTTCTGCATATGCCAGACAGTTTCTTGGTCAGATGGATAAACCCGATGTGGATTCCATAGAAGGACTGTCACCGGCAATTTCCATTGATCAGAAGACAACGAGCAACAATCCAAGATCAACCGTAGGGACAGTCACAGAGATATATGATTATCTGCGTTTATTATATGCAAGAATTGGAAGGCCTACCTGTCCAAAGCATGGGATTGAAATTAGTTCACAAACCGTCCAGCAGATGGTCGATCGCATTTTAGAATATCCAGAGCGAACGAAGATGCAGATTTTAGCTCCAGTCGTTTCCGGTCGAAAAGGAGAGCATGTAAAAGTATTAGAAAAGCTTAAGCAGGAAGGTTATGTTCGCATTCGCGTCGATAAAGAGATGCGGGAAGTAACAGACGAAATCAAACTGGAAAAAAACAAAAAGCATACGATTGAGGTCGTCATTGATCGTGTTGTTGTAAAAGAAGGCATCACTGGGCGATTAAGTGATTCCATTGAAGCTGCACTTCGATTAGGTGAAGGAAGAATCATTGTTGATATTATTGATGGGGAAGAACTTGTTTTCAGTGAGCTCCATGCATGCCCGATCTGTGGCTTTTCCATTGGGGAGTTAGAGCCTCGTTTGTTCTCTTTTAACAGTCCGTTTGGTGCATGTACAAGCTGTGATGGATTAGGAACAAAATTAGAGGTCGATCTGGATTTAGTCATTCCGGATTGGGATAAAACCTTAAATGAAGCCGCGATTGCACCATGGGAGCCAATTAGTTCCCAGTACTATCCTCAGCTTTTGAGGAGTGTATGTAACCATTTTGATATTGATATGGATATACCTGTTAAAGATATTCCAGAAGATAAAATGGATAAGATTTTAAATGGCAGTGGAAAAGAGAAAATACATTTTTATTATAAAAATGAGTTTGGAAATATTCGAGATACAGATATTCTTTTTGAAGGGGTTTTAAACAATGTAGCACGCCGTTATAAGGAAACCTCCTCTGAATTTATTCGTGAAACACTTGAAAAATACATGGCTCAAAAAAACTGCCCAAAATGTAAGGGACACCGATTAAAGCAAGAAGCATTAGCTGTTTTGATTAATGGTTTACATGTAAGCGAGGTTACTAAATTTTCTATAGTAGAAGCGATAAAATTCTTTAAAAAACTTGAGCTGACCGAAAAGGAACAGCAAATTGCTAAAATGATTTTGAAAGAGATTGATAACAGACTGGAATTTTTAAATAATGTAGGGTTAGATTATTTAACACTTTCTCGAACAGCAGGCACACTTTCCGGTGGTGAAGCACAACGAATCCGGCTTGCTACGCAGATTGGCTCAGCACTAACTGGGGTCCTCTATGTCCTGGACGAACCATCCATTGGTTTGCATCAACGAGATAATGATCGTTTAATTGAAACATTGCAAAGAATGCGTGATATGGATAATACCTTGATTGTCGTGGAGCATGATGAGGATACAATGCTTGCAGCAGATTGGCTGATTGATATTGGACCAGGAGCTGGGGAACATGGTGGTAAGATTGTCGCAAGTAATACACCAGAAAATGTTATGAAAAATCCGGATTCTTTAACTGGCAGGTATTTATCTGGAAAAGACTTCATCCCCCTGCCAATGGAGCGACGAAAAGCCGATAAACGGAAGGTTGAAGTAATTGGAGCAACCGAAAATAACCTAAAGAACGTTTCAGCCAGTGTACCAATTGGATTAATGACAGTTGTAACAGGGGTGTCTGGGTCGGGGAAAAGTACACTTGTAAACGAGATTATTTATAAATCACTATCAAAGTCACTTTATAAAGCAGCAAAGCATAAGCCAGGGAAACACCGTAAAATAAAAGGAATTGAGCATATCGATAAAGTAATCGATATTGATCAATCGCCAATTGGACGGACACCACGTTCAAATCCGGCAACATATACGGGTGTGTTCGATGATATTCGGGACGTCTATGCACAAACAAATGAAGCAAAGGTTCGAGGTTATAAGAAAGGCCGTTTTAGCTTTAATGTAAAAGGTGGACGCTGTGAGGCGTGCCGTGGGGACGGAATTATTAAGATTGAAATGCATTTCTTGCCGGATGTTTATGTGCCATGTGAGGTATGTCATGGACAACGATAT
This region of Oceanobacillus sp. FSL K6-2867 genomic DNA includes:
- a CDS encoding peptidoglycan DD-metalloendopeptidase family protein, whose product is MKKAVSSILITALAFMAIPISGLHVSAESIGDIEKKINDLEEEQSGLNEEKSNLEGNRKDTEEKLNKNKSDQNNVEQEINSIDEELSTTQNDINQKENEITETNNEIETLSNKINELTDRIAALKEEIEILEDRIEKRDALLKQRLRTIQQNGGDMKYIEVIFGASSFGDFISRSSAVNTIMDSDKTIMEAQAADKKELQANKKEVEANKEEVEVKKVAVEEKKNSLESQKDELLALENQLKDQMQEKETLMAQLEEEHQDLEEYKMSIEDEQRVLNDQQKAITLAKQQYEQEKGKLEQLAKEEAARQKAAQEQAAKDKSSESNSSSSDDTGTVASTPAPSGNGTFIKPTSGPVTSHFNPNRMHPIHNVVKPHNGTDFGKRSAADGRIVAAADGVVSTAGTLGGYGNTVMITHVINGQTYTTLYAHLSSISVSSGQTVSQGQQIGVMGTTGSSTGVHLHFEVHPGGYKNPANPLNYIN
- a CDS encoding S41 family peptidase, whose translation is MKLKKSQIALIFVAALILGFAGAYAGVEFAQSSDSGTEQGANQITSNNDSADKDKEAPDSSADLSKINQAYSLIKQNYLEEVEDTQLIEGAIEGMLSTLEDPHTSYMDVETVNQFTDQIESSFEGIGAEVSMVNGLVTIVAPIKDSPAEKVGLRPNDQVLTVDGESLEGLNLNEAVAKIRGEKGSEVVLEIQRAGVSDPFQVTIIRDEIPVETVYSSTEMVDGKLTGVIEVTNFSENTAKEFEEQLTALEKEGIEGLVIDVRGNPGGLLDVAEDILSLFVPKEIPYIQIENGDGEREAYHSQLTEKRDYPISILINEGSASASEILAVALKELNYDVVGETSYGKGTVQQAVPLGDGSSIKLTTFKWLSPNGEWINEKGVEPTIEVKQPEYYYTHPVQIEDKALKFDQTDETIANLQVMLSGLGYDTERTDGYFSEETEEAVFSFQSDNDLKTTGEVDQDTAGLIEAQVIEKIRDRDDDNQMEEALKALY
- a CDS encoding PDZ domain-containing protein, which translates into the protein MAEAWLIELLKGIGKFFINPVVYWTILLLFIAGHTRIKQERMNYGVKIFDVFAEWRNTLRTSLICGFAISVITIGAGMVFSNEIVILLAIVTIILSITMRFSLLSPSYTIGLTFLILFIFPLVVENQTVISNRGLFSSTNFTSITLLLGIMILVESILIRNVQRNETFPSITLSDRGAWVGQHRIKKLSLIPFFAFIPNGLITPFAPWWPYFSIGEETYSLILIPFLIGFDYLAKGHFPVHAVHKISKFNALLGVGILLIAAASIFVPPLSIVAVILAIIGKEFLNYKYRVGDRLRRPFFGQLQNGLTIVGIIPGTPAARLDIFIGETIRKVNGKRVATEEQFYKALQSTGAFFKLEILDDQGENRFVQGAFYEGDHHELGLLFAAAPYRQKKSKKSS
- the uvrB gene encoding excinuclease ABC subunit UvrB — encoded protein: MDGKFELVSSYKPAGDQPTAIKEITEKVLAGQRHQTLLGATGTGKTFTMSNVIKEINRPTLVIAHNKTLAGQLYSEFKEFFPNNAVEYFVSYYDYYQPEAYVPSTDTFIEKDASINDEIDKLRHSATSALFERNDVLIVASVSCIYGLGNPEEYRNQVLSLRMGMEKDRDQLLRNLVDIQYARNDIDFQRGTFRVRGDSVEIIPASREEHCIRVEFFGDEIDRIREVDALTGEIIGDREHVAIFPASHFVTGEEKMKVAIKNIEKELEDRLKELRNNNKLLEAQRLEQRTNYDLEMMREMGFCSGIENYSRHLTLREAGATPYTLIDFFPKDFLVIIDESHVTLPQIRGMYNGDQARKQVLVDHGFRLPSALDNRPLKFEEFEGKTKQLVYVSATPGPYELEHNPVMTEQIIRPTGLLDPEIEVRPIEGQIDDLIEEINKRTERNERVLVTTLTKKMSEDLTDYLKEIGIKVAYLHSEIKTLERIEVIRDLRVGKYDVLVGINLLREGLDIPEVSLVAILDADKEGFLRSERSLIQTMGRAARNENGQVIMYGDKITNSMQVAIDETNRRRSIQMAYNKEHNIVPKTIRKEVRDVIKATIAAEDQEKYESTTKGLTKLTKKEKTKVLEQMEKEMREAAKALDFEKAAELRDVIFELKAEG
- the uvrA gene encoding excinuclease ABC subunit UvrA, which gives rise to MLNKTIKIQGARAHNLKNVNIEIPKNKLVVLTGLSGSGKSSLAFDTIYAEGQRRYVESLSAYARQFLGQMDKPDVDSIEGLSPAISIDQKTTSNNPRSTVGTVTEIYDYLRLLYARIGRPTCPKHGIEISSQTVQQMVDRILEYPERTKMQILAPVVSGRKGEHVKVLEKLKQEGYVRIRVDKEMREVTDEIKLEKNKKHTIEVVIDRVVVKEGITGRLSDSIEAALRLGEGRIIVDIIDGEELVFSELHACPICGFSIGELEPRLFSFNSPFGACTSCDGLGTKLEVDLDLVIPDWDKTLNEAAIAPWEPISSQYYPQLLRSVCNHFDIDMDIPVKDIPEDKMDKILNGSGKEKIHFYYKNEFGNIRDTDILFEGVLNNVARRYKETSSEFIRETLEKYMAQKNCPKCKGHRLKQEALAVLINGLHVSEVTKFSIVEAIKFFKKLELTEKEQQIAKMILKEIDNRLEFLNNVGLDYLTLSRTAGTLSGGEAQRIRLATQIGSALTGVLYVLDEPSIGLHQRDNDRLIETLQRMRDMDNTLIVVEHDEDTMLAADWLIDIGPGAGEHGGKIVASNTPENVMKNPDSLTGRYLSGKDFIPLPMERRKADKRKVEVIGATENNLKNVSASVPIGLMTVVTGVSGSGKSTLVNEIIYKSLSKSLYKAAKHKPGKHRKIKGIEHIDKVIDIDQSPIGRTPRSNPATYTGVFDDIRDVYAQTNEAKVRGYKKGRFSFNVKGGRCEACRGDGIIKIEMHFLPDVYVPCEVCHGQRYNRETLEVKYKGKSIADVLNMRIEEALEFFAPIPKIKRKLQTIYDVGLGYVTLGQPATTLSGGEAQRVKLASELHRRSNGKSLYILDEPTTGLHVDDIKRLLAVLQRLVENGDSVLIIEHNLDVIKTADHIIDLGPEGGAGGGQIIATGTPEQIAEKADVSYTGKYLKTVLERDRERMKSMLAEKEKISTK